One part of the Humulus lupulus chromosome 9, drHumLupu1.1, whole genome shotgun sequence genome encodes these proteins:
- the LOC133799636 gene encoding AT-hook motif nuclear-localized protein 23-like: protein MTPETCYPIQEDVKTELAEELSKIKVAESEDFTKPVKLEKDEQVPNFGQYGVQNKTFPMQALTKCDEEDEGLEKTTASKEPGIVDIDSDFAISCQPQQSLNIDDNDDDDDNNNFEPHSGGGFDLISGHHQNSGDMASRCPRGRPPSSMNKPKSSMIITRESANTLRAHILEVGSCCNVFDFVATYARKRQRGICVLSGSGTVTNITFRQLATARVVVTLHGRFEIISLSGSFLPSPTPLGATSLTVFLAGGQGQVVGGNVVGALIAAGPAIVIASSFTNVAYDSFFVTFYSFHVT from the exons ATGACTCCAGAGACATGTTACCCCATTCAGGAGGATGTAAAAACAGAGTTAGCTGAGGAACTATCCAAAATAAAGGTGGCAGAATCAGAAGATTTCACTAAGCCAGTAAAGTTAGAGAAAGATGAGCAAGTACCGAACTTCGGACAATACGGTGTTCAAAATAAGACGTTTCCCATGCAAGCTCTCACAAAATGTGATG AAGAAGATGAGGGTTTGGAGAAAACAACTGCTTCAAAAGAACCAGGCATTGTTGACATAGACTCAGAC TTTGCCATTTCATGTCAACCGCAACAGTCACTCAACATCGATGACAACGACGATGACGACGACAACAACAACTTTGAACCCCACTCAGGTGGGGGCTTTGATCTCATCTCGGGTCATCATCAAAACTCCGGTGATATGGCCTCACGTTGCCCCAGAGGCCGACCACCTAGCTCGATGAACAAGCCAAAGTCATCGATGATCATCACACGAGAGAGCGCAAACACTCTCCGGGCCCACATCTTGGAGGTCGGAAGCTGCTGCAACGTCTTTGACTTTGTCGCCACCTATGCCCGGAAGCGGCAGCGTGGGATTTGTGTCCTCAGCGGAAGCGGCACCGTCACCAACATCACGTTTCGGCAGCTCGCCACAGCCAGAGTCGTGGTGACCCTCCACGGAAGGTTCGAGATAATTTCCCTTTCAGGATCGTTCTTGCCCTCGCCTACGCCACTGGGCGCCACCAGCCTCACTGTATTTTTGGCCGGTGGACAAGGTCAGGTGGTTGGTGGGAATGTTGTTGGAGCCTTAATTGCAGCCGGTCCGGCCATTGTGATAGCTTCCTCTTTCACGAACGTGGCATATGACTCATTTTTTGTTACATTTTACTCATTTCATGTTACGTAA